The following coding sequences lie in one Candidatus Binatia bacterium genomic window:
- a CDS encoding Zn-ribbon domain-containing OB-fold protein — translation MSDAADLAKMSFPRPLPAVEGDAAPYWRALAAGRIELPRCKACAKLIFYPRAFCPSCLSRDVAWEEVAGTGRVYTFTVVRKPTTPWFFAHAPYVYAVVELDAGVRLPTRLVDCDPEKVEIGMAVEPVFERVDDQVTLLHFRPR, via the coding sequence ATGAGCGACGCCGCCGACCTCGCCAAGATGTCGTTCCCGCGGCCGCTGCCGGCCGTCGAGGGCGACGCGGCGCCGTACTGGCGCGCGCTCGCCGCGGGTCGCATCGAGCTGCCGCGCTGCAAGGCGTGCGCGAAGCTGATCTTCTACCCGCGCGCCTTCTGCCCGTCGTGCCTGTCGCGCGACGTCGCGTGGGAGGAGGTCGCGGGCACGGGGCGCGTCTACACCTTCACCGTCGTGCGCAAGCCGACCACGCCGTGGTTCTTCGCGCACGCGCCGTACGTCTATGCGGTGGTCGAGCTCGACGCCGGCGTGCGCCTGCCGACGCGGCTCGTCGACTGCGACCCGGAGAAGGTCGAGATCGGCATGGCGGTCGAGCCGGTGTTCGAGCGCGTCGACGACCAGGTCACGCTGCTGCACTTCCGCCCGCGCTGA
- a CDS encoding branched-chain amino acid transaminase, giving the protein MGITYHRNQFVDDEAATVTVRAKALNYGLGCFGGIRAYWSEEKRELYVFRLEDHVARLLESARILGLEAPATAEEIGEIILELLRRNDARTDYYIRPLIYVDSDDLSPTLTDVPISLSVYCLPLGRYFTSESIHLCVSSWRRVSDNAIPARAKPTGAYLNSALARAEAKRNGYDDAIVLTETGEVSEASAAHLLIVRRGELVSPPSTSDNLEGITRRSILELAAAPPLGLPVVERKISRTELYVADEVFLSGTAAEVTPVASIDRRVIGNGSIGPVTRAVAERFRSVARGGDPKYASWLTPVWRDASRRSAVAS; this is encoded by the coding sequence GTGGGCATCACCTACCATCGCAACCAGTTCGTCGACGACGAGGCGGCGACCGTCACCGTACGGGCGAAGGCGCTGAACTACGGGCTCGGCTGCTTCGGCGGCATCCGTGCTTACTGGAGCGAGGAGAAGCGCGAGCTCTACGTGTTCCGGCTCGAGGATCACGTGGCGCGGCTGCTCGAGTCGGCGCGCATCCTCGGGCTCGAAGCGCCGGCGACGGCGGAGGAGATCGGCGAGATCATCCTCGAGCTGCTGCGCCGCAACGACGCGCGCACCGACTACTACATCCGCCCGCTGATCTACGTCGACTCCGACGATCTCTCGCCGACGCTCACCGACGTGCCGATCTCGCTCAGCGTCTACTGCCTGCCGCTCGGGCGCTACTTCACGAGCGAGTCGATTCACCTCTGCGTGTCGTCGTGGCGACGCGTGTCGGACAACGCGATCCCGGCGCGCGCCAAGCCGACGGGCGCGTACCTGAACTCGGCGCTCGCGCGCGCCGAGGCGAAGCGCAACGGCTACGACGACGCGATCGTGCTCACCGAGACCGGTGAGGTCAGCGAGGCGAGCGCCGCGCACCTGCTGATCGTGCGCCGCGGCGAGCTCGTGTCGCCGCCGTCGACGTCGGACAACCTCGAGGGGATCACGCGGCGCAGCATCCTCGAGCTCGCGGCCGCGCCGCCGCTCGGCTTGCCGGTCGTCGAGCGCAAGATCTCGCGCACCGAGCTCTACGTCGCCGACGAGGTCTTCCTCTCCGGCACCGCCGCGGAGGTGACGCCGGTCGCGAGCATCGACCGTCGCGTGATCGGCAACGGCTCGATCGGCCCGGTGACGCGCGCGGTCGCCGAGCGCTTCCGCTCGGTCGCGCGCGGCGGCGATCCGAAGTACGCGAGCTGGCTGACGCCGGTGTGGCGCGACGCGAGCCGGCGCAGCGCCGTCGCGTCCTAG
- a CDS encoding thiolase family protein, which translates to MTTSTSVAAARALRGKAAIVGLAELEPTKTPEGRTPLGLIAEASIAAIEDAGLGRADVDGLVVCPAMMQYSMLWPSIVAEHLGLSPRYLDFVDLGGATSCAMIARAATAVATGRARVVLCVNGDTWDPKGMYLKPPPLATQMRDFTLPYGAAGANADYAMAAKLHMHRYGTTSRQLAKIAADQRTSAQQNPLALFHGKPATIDDVLASPMVCDPLHLFEVVMPCTGAEAVIVTSAERARDLPHAPAYVLGFGEALEPDPFQREDFLVTPTVESARRAFEMAGLGPQDVTLAEIYDCYTSAVLIELEDAGFCAKGEGGPFVESHDLTFAGDFPLNTHGGMLSFGQPGLGGGMTLVVEGARQVMGRAGARQVKRNDVAFVHGNGGTFTEECSLVLGREP; encoded by the coding sequence ATGACGACCAGCACGTCCGTCGCCGCCGCGCGCGCGCTGCGCGGCAAGGCCGCGATCGTCGGGCTCGCGGAGCTCGAGCCCACGAAGACGCCCGAGGGCCGCACGCCGCTCGGCCTGATCGCGGAGGCCTCCATCGCGGCGATCGAGGACGCCGGCCTCGGGCGCGCCGACGTCGACGGCCTCGTCGTCTGCCCCGCGATGATGCAGTACTCGATGCTCTGGCCCTCGATCGTCGCCGAGCACCTCGGGCTCTCGCCGCGCTACCTCGACTTCGTCGACCTCGGCGGCGCCACCTCGTGCGCCATGATCGCGCGCGCCGCGACCGCGGTCGCGACCGGACGCGCGCGCGTCGTGCTCTGCGTCAACGGCGACACGTGGGATCCCAAGGGCATGTACTTGAAGCCGCCGCCGCTCGCGACGCAGATGCGCGACTTCACGCTGCCCTACGGCGCCGCGGGCGCGAACGCGGACTACGCGATGGCGGCGAAGCTGCACATGCACCGCTACGGCACGACCTCGCGTCAGCTCGCGAAGATCGCCGCCGACCAGCGCACGAGCGCGCAGCAGAACCCGCTCGCGCTCTTCCACGGCAAGCCGGCGACGATCGACGACGTGCTCGCCTCGCCGATGGTGTGCGACCCGCTGCACCTCTTCGAGGTGGTGATGCCGTGCACCGGCGCCGAGGCGGTGATCGTCACGAGCGCCGAGCGCGCGCGCGACCTGCCGCATGCTCCCGCGTACGTGCTCGGCTTCGGCGAGGCGCTCGAGCCCGATCCGTTCCAGCGCGAGGACTTCCTGGTCACGCCGACCGTCGAGTCCGCGCGACGCGCGTTCGAGATGGCGGGGCTCGGGCCGCAGGACGTGACGCTCGCCGAGATCTACGACTGCTACACGAGCGCGGTGCTGATCGAGCTCGAGGACGCGGGCTTCTGCGCGAAGGGCGAGGGCGGTCCGTTCGTCGAATCGCACGACTTGACGTTCGCCGGCGACTTCCCGCTCAACACGCACGGCGGCATGCTGTCCTTCGGCCAGCCGGGGCTCGGCGGCGGCATGACGCTGGTCGTCGAGGGCGCGCGTCAAGTCATGGGGCGCGCCGGCGCGCGTCAAGTCAAGCGCAACGACGTCGCCTTCGTGCACGGCAACGGCGGCACGTTCACCGAGGAGTGCTCGCTGGTCCTCGGGAGGGAGCCATGA